Genomic segment of Myxococcus stipitatus:
CTGGCGCAGGACAAGCACCGCCGCGTCCTCAATTTCCGCAAGGAGAAGGAGGGCTGGACCCGCCGCCGTGGTCACCGTCAGTCGTATACCGAGGTGAAGGTCACCTCCATCTCCGGCTAAGCCCGGAGGGTTTCACCTCAATTTCAGGAGCAAGGTGTCATGGCCCATAAAAAGGGACAGGGTTCTTCGCGCAACGGTCGCGATTCCAATCCGCAGTACCGCGGCGTGAAGGTTTACGGTGGCCAGGAAGTCTCGGCTGGCAGCATCCTGGTTCGCCAGGTTGGCACCGTGATTCACGCGGGCGCCAACGTGAAGCTTGGCCGCGACTTCACCCTCTACTCGGTGGTGGACGGCGTGGTGAAGTACGAGCGCCTGGGCCGCGACCGCAAGAAGGTCTCGGTCTACCCGGCTGCCGAGCAGCCCAGCGCCTGACGGTATCCCGGCCTTCACTGGCCGGTCTCCGTAGGGCATTCACGAGCGGGTCGCTTCTCCAGTCCCGCGCCTTTCGGCGCTCAGGACGTGAGGCGGCCCGTTTCGCGTTTTCAGGAGAGCTTTCATGAAGTTCGTCGATGAGGTCCGCATCTTCGTGAAGGCGGGCGATGGCGGTAATGGCGCGGTGTCCTTCCGTCGCGAGAAGTTCATCGAGCGCGGTGGCCCCAACGGCGGCGATGGCGGCAACGGCGGGTCGGTCATCTTCGTGGCTGATCCCCAGCTGACCACCCTGCTGGACTACCGCTACCAGCAGCATCACCGGGCGAAGAACGGTGAGCACGGCATGGGCAGTGACTGCAACGGTCACGGTGCCGATGACATGATCCTCAAGGTGCCGGTGGGCACGCTGGTGAAGGACCATGGCACGGACGAGCTGCTCGTGGACCTGAGCGAGCCCGGGCAGCGCTGGGAGGCGGCGAAGGGCGGGCGGGGTGGCCTGGGGAACATGAACTTCGCGACCTCGACGCGGCAGACGCCGCGCTTCGCCCAGGATGGGACGAAGGGCGAGGAGCGCACGCTCCGGCTGGAGCTGAAGCTGCTGGCGGACGTGGGCCTGCTGGGCTTCCCGAACGCGGGCAAGAGCACGTTCATCTCACGGGTGAGCCGGGCCCGGCCGAAGATCGCCGACTACCCGTTCACCACGCTGGTGCCCAACCTGGGCATGGTCCAGTACAAGGACAACCTGTCGTTCGTGATGGCGGACATCCCCGGCATCATCGAGGGGGCCAGCGAGGGCGTGGGCCTGGGGCACCAGTTCCTGCGGCACGTCGAGCGCTGCAAGGTGCTGATCCACCTCATCGACATGGGCGCCGAGGGCGAGGGCCGGGCGCCGCTGCATGACTTCGACGTGCTGAACCGCGAGCTGGAGAAGTACAGCGCTGATCTCGCCGGCCGGCCCCAGGTGGTCGCGGCGAACAAGTTGGACCTCCCGGACGCGCAGGCGCGGCTCGGGGAGTTCACCGAGGCCCTGCGTGAGCGCGGCATTCGCGTGTTCCCGGTGTCCTGCGCCACGGGCGAGGGCATGCAGGCGCTGATGGACTCGGTGGCCGAGGTGCTGTTCACCGGCCGCACGGACAAGCTCCACGTGGAGCCGCCTCCCGGCGCGAAGAAGCGTGCGGCGGGCAAGTCGGTGGCGAAGCAGACCATCGCGGCGGTGAAGGCGTCGGTCGCGAAGGGCTCGAAGGGCTCCACGAAGAAGGTCGTCGGTGCGAAGAAGACCGCTGGTGCGAAGGGCTCCGCGACGAAGCCGACGCCGGTGAAGAAGGCCGCGGCGAAGAAGGCGACGGGGAAGAAGAGCAGAGGCTCGAAGGCTCCCTCGGTGAAGCAGGCCGCCAGGAAGGGCGCCGCGAAGAAGGCCGCCTCCAAGAAGCCGGTCAGCGTGAAGAAGGGCGCTGTGGCGAAGAAGTCCGCCAGGAAGGCCGTCACCCAGAAGTCGGCGCCGGTGAAGAAGTCCGCGACGGAGGCGAAGAAGCCCGCGGCGCGTAAGTCGGGCGGGAGGCGCTAGGTCGATGTCCGGCGGCGGCCCCCGTTACGAGCGCTTCGAGAAGGTGAAGGTCGAGCCGGAGCAGTTCCTGCTCGACGTGCGCAAGGAGAAGATCGACCGCGTCGTCAGTCAGCGCACGCGCAACTTCACGGTGGTCCTCGACCGGCTGGAGGACAGCTTCAACATGGCCGCGGTGCTGCGCACCTGCGAGTCCATGGGCGTGCAGGAAGTGCACGTCGTCATCAACCCGGAAGCGCCCTTCCTCCCCAACTCGCGGGTGGCGCAGGGCTGCGACAAGTGGCTGGACGTGAAGCTGTACAAGTCCTTCGCGGAGTGCCGGGAGCACCTCAAGTCTCGAGGGTTCCAGCTGTACGCCTCGGCCATTCGCGAAGGCGCCACCAGCCTCTACACGCTGCGCTTCGACACGAAGGTGGCCATCATCCTCGGCAACGAGCGCTTCGGCGTGAGCGACGACGTGCTCAACGCCGTGGATGGCACCTTCTGGATTCCGATGCGGGGCTTCAGTCAGAGCCTGAACATCTCGGCGGCGGCCTCGGCGTGCATCAGCCGGGCGATTGCCTGGCGGGATGAGCACCTAGAGGGGGGCTCCGGGGACCTGCCGCCGGAAGAGGCGCAGGCCCTGCGGGAGCGCTTCTACGTGCTGGCCATCAAACAGAGGAAGCGCCTCTTCAAGAAGCAGCCATGAATGCCGGCCCCCCGGGGCGCGTCGGTATGGGGTAGATGGACGCCGTGGGCCTACCTGGCCCCCTGGAGACGCACGCCATGTTCCTGGAAACCCTGCTCGCCACGCTCCTGTCCGCGCAACCCGTGACGCCGTCTCCCGCTCCCGCCACATCGGCTCCAGCGGCGCAGGCTGCGCCCGCGGCAACGGGGAAGCCCTCCACTCCAGCATCCAGCACCCCGAAGGCCGACACGAAGCCGGCGGCTCCCGCCGAGGCGGCCAAGCCAGCCACGAAGCCCGCGCCGCCGATGGCGCCCGAGGTGAAGTCGCTCGTGGACCGGATGCAGGCCTTCTACGAGAAGACGGGCGACTTCCGGGCCGGCTTCCGGCAGGACTACAAGTACAAGACGTTCCGCCGCACGCAGACGTCCGAGGGCGCGGTCACCTACAAGAAGCCCGGGCTGATGCGGTGGGAGTACCTGAAGCCTTCCGTGCGCACGTTCGTGCTCGCGGGGAACAAGATCTACGCGTACGACCCGGCGGCCCAGTCGCTCACGGTGGCGGGGCTGGACACCAGCCAGCTGTCCGCCTCGGTGACGTTCCTCTTCGGCCAGGGGAAGCTCGAGAACGAGTTCGCCATCACCAAGGGCACCTGCAAGGACTGCAAGGGCACGCTGCTGGTGCTGGACCCCTTGAAGCAGGAGCCGCGCTTCAAGCAGGTGCGCCTGGAGGTGGACCCCGCGTCCGCGCAGGTGCTGAAGAGCACCGTGGTGGACCCGGACGGCAGCGAGAACACCATCTCCTTCCTGGACCTGAAGACGAACGTGGGGCTCTCCGCGGACAGCTTCAAGCTGGATGTGCCGGACGACACGCGCGTGGACGACTTCACCAAGCAGAAGAAGCAGTAACCTGCGCGCCGTGCGCGGCGCGTTCCTGTTCTGGGCTTGTCTGGGGTTGATGGGTGCCGGGTGTCACCGGGAGGTGGCCCCGAGCGCCTCGCGGCCCGAGGGGTTGGCGGGGCAGACCCTGCCGTTGCTGGCCTCTCCGGCGCTGCGTCTCACCGTCGCGGGGACGCTGGGGGGACGCTCGGTCCCCGTCGTGCTGGATGTGGCTCGGCCGCTGTCGATGGTCTCCCAGGCGTGCTTCGACGGCGGAGCCCCCACGCCCGAGGGGACCGTCCGCGCGCCCGAAATCGCCGGAGGCTTCCGCGCGTGGCCCGTGATTCCACTGCCCGCGCTGACCGTGGGGGCGTCGCGCGTGCCCCTGAACTCGGCGGGGCTGTCCGGAGAGAAACCCTGCTCGGTGACGCTGGGCTCGGACGTCCTGGAGCCCTACGCGCTCACGGTGGACCCGCTGCGTCGCGAGGTGACCTTCACCGCGTCCCGCTCGCGAGAGGCCTACCTCGCGGAGACCACCCGGACGGATGCCGCGCGCGAGGTCCATCGCGTCGAGCTCAGCCGGGAGCCCGTCGGGGACTGGCCGCTCCTGGCGGCGCAGGTCGCGCAAGGAGACGCGGAGCTCACGGGGCCCTTCGTGTTGTCCTCGCGAGAGCCCTTCTCGCGCATCGCGGTGGCGCCCGCGGAGGCGCAAGGACTCCAGCCCTTGGAGACGGCCGCGAACCTGCCTCCGAGGACGTTCGCCTTGGACGCGGTGGACCTGGCGGCGGGCGTGGGCGTCCGCCCCCTGGTGGTGGAGGCCGCGGGACGCTGGGATTCCCCCAGCAGCCTGGGGCGCTTGGGGCCTGATGTCTGGGGACGCTTCACCGCCACGCTCGATGCGAAGGGCGGGGTGCTGGTGCTGCGCAGGCCCCGCGTGAGCGCTCCTGAGGCCACTGCCCCAGCGCCATCGACGCCCCCCTCCACCACGCCGGGCGAGGCCACCGCGCCGCCGTTGATGCCGCGACAGCGCTGCTCCGATGCCCAAGGCGTCTTCAGCGAGGAGGCGTGCTACGGACTCCACGTGAGGCGGGAGCCGGACGGGGGCGTCTCCCTCATCGGCGCGGTGTTCCGAGACCTCCCGGAGGGGGGCAGGCTCTACCTCGAGCCCGTGAGCGCGGAAGGTCAGCGAGTCGAGTCCGGCTGCGCCGTGGGCCTGAGCTTCCCCTCGACGAGCCGGGGGCTCACGACGCAGCACCGGCTGCCCTGGCCCTCGATGGCGCAGACGTCGCCCGCCTGCCACGCGTCACTCGCGCAGGCGAAGGGCTTCAAGCTGTCGCTCTTCGAGGAAGGCAGTCAGCCCGAGTGCCCCACCGCGTGTGCCTTCGTCACCGAGGCCGCCACGCGCCGCACCGTGTGCGAGTGCCAGCCGACGCCGCTGGGAGAAGGGGTGGCTGCGCCCTCGCGGAAGAAGACCTCGCGAGAGCCACCGCCAGAGGAGCGCGAGCTGGAGCCAGAGGACCCGAAGTAACCGGGCGCCCAGCTCGCGCGAGACCGCGGACGACTACTCCATCCGCGTCGAGGGCCGAGGCATCGGCACCACCGGCACGGGCGCCGGGTGCGCGTCGCGAGCCACGTGCTGACGCTGCTTCGGGTCCGGGCGCTCCACCACGCGCGCCACCAGGTCGTAGTCGTGCGCCTCGGTCACCTCCACGGTGACGAGCTCGCCCGGGTACGCCAGGCCGTCGTTGATGTAGACCAGACCGTCGATTTCGGGCGCCTGGCCCTGGTGACGGCCCACCAGGAGGTGCTCCGTCTCGGGAGCGGGGCCTTCCACCAGCACCTCCAGCCGCTTGCCCACGAGCTTCTTGTTCTGCTCGCGGTTGATGCGCTTCTGGATGGCCATCACCTCACGCCACCGGCGCTCGATGGTCTTCTGCGGCACCTTGTCCGGCAGGTTGAACGCCGCCGTGCCCTCTTCGTCGGAGTACTGGAAGACGCCCAGGCGCTCGAAGCGCTGCGTCTTCACGAACTCCTTCAACATCTCGAAGTCCTCTTCCGTCTCACCCGGCAGGCCGACGATGAGCGACGTGCGCATCACCAGCCCGGGCACGCGCTCCCGCAGCTTCGTCAGCAGGCCCTTGAGGAACTCCGAGTTGCGGCCCCGCTTCATCGACAGCAGCAGCTTGTCGCTGACGTGCTGCACCGGCATGTCCAGGTAGCGGGCAATCTTCGGCTCCGACGCCATGACGTCGATGAGCTCGTCCGGGAACACGCGCGGGTAGGCGTAGTGCAGGCGGATCCACCGCACGTCCACCTGCGCCAGGGCCTTGAGCAAATCGTGCAGCTTGGGCTTGCCGGGCAGGTCATGACCGTACGCCGTCAGGTCCTGCGCGACGAGGTTGAGCTCCTGCACGCCGCTGTCCGCCAGCCGCCTGGCCTCGATGACGATGTCTTCGATGGTCCGCGAGCGCTGGCCGCCGCGCAGCGTGGGGATGATGCAGAACGCGCAGGCGTTGTCACAGCCCTCGGACACCTTGAGGTAGGCCGTGTACTTCGGCATCGAGTTGACGCGCGGCGTGTTGGCGTCGTGGATGTAGTCGGGGTCCGGAATCACCTGACGCGGTGACGCCTCGGCGGCCAGCAGGTCGCCAATCTGGGCGTACGCGCTGGTGCCCAGGAAGTGGTCCACCTCCGGCATCTCCTTCGCCAGCTCCTCGCCGTAGCGCTGCGACAGACACCCCGTCACCACCAGGGTGCTGCAGCTGCCCGTCTTCTTCAGCTCGGCCATCTCCAGGATGGAGTCCACCGACTCCTGCTTGGCCGGGCCGATGAAGGCGCACGTGTTGACGACGATGACCTGCGCCTCGGAAGGCTCCTGCACCAGCGTGTAGCCACGGTGCTTCAACGTGCCGAGCATCACCTCGGAGTCCACCCGGTTCTTCGGGCAGCCGAGGGTCATCATGTAAAGGCTCTTGGTTGTTTCCACCGCGTCTACCTGTTTCCGAGTTCGGTTCGCGAGAAGTGGTCCCCACTCCAAGCGAAGTTGATGGTCGCGCCGTTCGAGTAACGGATGGTCAGCGTGCCCTCTTCATCCACTTCCATCGAGGTCGCACGCCCCAGGGCGCAGGTGGAGACCGGCCACTCGAGCGCCCGCGTCGCCGTCTTCCCTGTCACCAGATACAGCCCCATCCGGAGCTCTTGTTCGGAGTCACACCGACCCTCAACGGCATAGGGATTCTTCCCGGTGAGCACGGTAACGACCGGCCGTCCGTCCGGCAGGCTCACCGTATCGGGCACCTTCACGTTGGCCGACTCCGCCTCCACCGACTTCGCCACCACCAGCGCGCGCAGCGTGTCGGGCGTCAGGTCCTCGTCACCCTGGGCCCAGGCCGGGTAGCTGAGCAGGTCCCAGCCCAGCCAGCCGGTGGCCGCGGACTCCAGCGCCGTCACGTTCTCGGAGGGCTTGAGCTTGAGCGCCTTGCGCACCTCGTCCGGGAGGCGGAGGGCCTCGCCCGGCATGGTGCCGCTCTGGCAGTTGGAGACCGCCACGGGCTTGCCGCCCGCGCTGTCCACGTCCTCGTAGGTGATGCACACGTCCATCACCATCGGGTCCTTCGCCGGGAAGCGGGGCAGGGCGCGCACGGGCACCGCGGCCACGAGCGACAGCGTGTTGCCCTGACGCTCCACCGCGCCATTCACCTTCTGCTGGGCGAACTCCGGCGTGCCGCTCTCCGCTCCGGAGGCGCGCTTGCCGTCGAAGCCGAAGCGCCACGTGTAGCCCGTCGTCAGCGGCCCGGTGTCGGGGAAGTAGATGGACACCGACAGCACGTCGCCCGCGAGGAGCTGGTCGTCCTTCGCGTCCACGCCCACGTAGAGCGTGTCCTTGCGGAAGCCCACCTTCGCGTTGAACGAGGCGCTGCCACCCGGCGCGTCCAGGGACTTGAGCGCCAGCGGCGAGGTGAAGCCCTTGAGGCCTCCCTGGAACCGCGGCGGCTTCGACATGGACGGCACCGGCCGGGAGGGACGGGGCGCTTCTTCCTCCTGCGCGGAGGCGATGGCTGGAACGCAGAGCATCCAGCAGAGGGACAGGGCTGCGGCTCGCATGGGCTTCTTCAATCGCGGAAGTTGGTGAACTGCATGTCGAGCTTCAGCCGGTCCTGCTCCTTGCGGAACAGGGCCATGGCGGCCTGAAGGTCATCCCGGCTCTTGCCCGTGACACGCAGCTGGTCGGCCTGGATGGAGCCCTGCACCTTCATCTTGGATTCCTTGAGCAGCTTCACCAGCTCCTTGGACTTCTCCACCGGGATGCCCTGCTGGAGCTTGATGATCTGCTTCACGTTGTGCAGGCCCGTCTTCTCGATGTCGCCGTACTCGAGCGCGTGCAAGCTGATGTTGCGCTTGGCCAGCTTCGCGAGGAGGACTTCCTTGGCCGCCTGGACGCGGTCCTCGCTGTTGGCCTTCACGGTGATGGCCGTGTGGTCCGGGGCGACGACGACGTCCGCCTGGGCGCCCTGGAAGTCATAACGGGTGCTGAGCTCCTTCTTGGTCTGGTTGACCGCGTTGTCGAGCTCGGCGAGGTCGATTTTGGAGACGACATCGAACGAGGGCATGGGCAGCAGCGGCCCTTAACACACCTACACCCTGACGACCATGGGCACCACCAGGGGGCGCTTGGAGGTGTACAGCCGGAACGCACGGCGGACCACCCGGGTGAGCTCCTCTCGCACCAGGGCGTCGTCGCCCCGGAGCTGGACGGACAGCTCCTCGAAGAGGGTCCGGGCCTCCTGGGCGACCCGGGGCAGCGCCACCTGTTCATCCAGCGACAGCCCCTGCCCGGAGAGCTGCGGCCCGCCCACCAGCTTCAGGGTGTCCCGCTGGATGACGACCACCGCGGCCACGAGTCCAGTCTCCGACAGGCGCACCCGCTCCTGGAGTGTGTCCGACGTCACCATCCCCCCGCCGAAGCGGTCCTTGAAGATGCGGCCAGAGGTCACGCTGCCGGTGAACCGGCCCCGGCCCTCCTCGAAGCCGACGATGTCGCCGTCCTGGGCCAGCAGGCACTGCGCGGGCTCCAGGCCCGCCTCGCGGGCGGTGGCCAGGTGGCGGTGCAGGTGGCGGCCCTCGCCATGGACGGGGATGAAGTGGCGGGGGCGCACCAGCTCCAGCACGCGCTTCTGCTGCGGGCGGCTGGCGTGGCCGGACACGTGGACGCCGGGCTCCACCTGCGCGTAGGCCACCCGGGCGCCGCGCCAGTGGAGCTGGTCGATGAGGGCGCCCACGCCGCGCTCGTTGCCGGGGATGGGGCGGGAGCTGAGCACGACGAGGTCGCCCGGGCCCACCTTGAAGGGGCCGTCATTGGAGGCGAGCTGGGACAGGCCCGCGCGAGGCTCCCCCTGCGCGCCCGTGGTGAGCACCAGGACCCGCTGCGCGGGCAGGATGGGCACGGTGTCCAGGTGGACGAACAGCGAGTCGGGCACGTCCAGGTAGCCCAGCTGGCGCGCCATCTCCACGTTGCGCAGCATGCTGCGGCCCTGGAGCGCGACCTTGCGGCCCAGTCGCTCGGCGAGAGCCAGAAGGTGCCGCACGCGGTGCAGGTTGGAGGAGAAGAGGGCCACGACGATGCGTCCGGTGGCGTCGCGGAAGAGCCGCTCGAAGGTCTGCTCCACCACGCGCTCGCTGCCCGTCTCCTCGGTCAGCTCGGAGTTGGTGGAGTCCGACAGCAGGCACACGACGCCTTCGTCGCCCGCCTCGCCCCAGCGCTCCAGGTCCGTGCGCAGCCCGTCGATGGGGTCCGGGTCCAGCTTGAAGTCACCCGTGTGGATGAGGGTGCCCTCGGGCGTGCGGACGATGAAGCCCACCGCGTCGGGCACGGTGTGCGTCACGCGGCTGGCCTCGACCTTGAACATGCTGCCGACGGGGAAGGGCTCGCGCGGCTCGATTTCGCGCAGGTCCGCTTCCACGCCCAGCTCGTCCAGCCGGTGGCGGGCCATGGCGAGCGTGAAGCGCGTGCCGTAGACGGGGATGGGGACGGCCAGCTCGCTCAGCAGGTAGGGGAGCGCGCCCAGGTGGTCTTCATGCCCGTGGGTGAGCAACACGCCCTTGAGCTGGGCGGCGTTCTGCTTCAGGTGGGTGAAGTCCGGGATGATGATGTCGACGCCGGGCATCCCCTCCGAGGGGAACATCAAGCCCGCGTCGATGAGCAGCATCTCCCCGTTGCAGGCGATGACCAGGGAGTTGAGGCCGATTTCTCCCAGGCCGCCGAGGGGAATGACTTGAAGCATGTGGAGGGAGTCTAAGGACTCGCCCCGGCTTGCGCGGTGGAAAGTTGCAGATGGGTCGAGCCCGAGGGGGCTGGCGCGGAAAAGACTCGGGGCGTCGGTGTAGGTGTGCTGGCTGCCCGTGCGACAGGCCTCCGAGTCACCGGAAGCCTGGCTCACACGCGAGACAGGAGGGCGTCGTGCCGCCCGTGAGCCTCATCGGGGGATGAGGGTGATGTCATCCAGATACAGGTCCGCCTGCGCCGTCCCCGAGTCGTCCTGGAAGTAGAGGTCGCGCAGGGTGCCGGAGGTCGCGCCCATGGCAGCGAGGGAGAGCGTCACCTTCCGCCACTCGCCGGCGACCAGCGGTCCGCCCAGCGCCTCCTCCAGCGAGACAGTCCCGAGCACGTCCGTGCCGTCGTGGAGAACGGCGCGCACGAGCTGCCCGCCGGTGGTTCCACCGTGAACCCACAGCTCGATGGACTGATAGGAAGACAGGTCCACGCCCGGGTGATGCAGGAGCAGGCCCGACCAGGTGTCTGGCGTGAAGCGGATGGACGCGGAGCCCTGGTGGACGGTGCCCGTCTCCTCGAGCGAGTGCTCCGCCCAGCTCCAGTCCGCGAAGCCGCTCTCCAGCGCGTCCGTGTAGATGGCGAGCTCGGAGGCGGGCTCCGGCTCGGTGCGTCCATCCGTCAGCGCGAGCCCTTGCGACAGCGTCACCGTGCGCACGCCGCGAAGCTGGATGTGATTCAGGATGGCCGCGAAGTCCTGCGTGCGGTACTGCGTGTCGCGCGTGGGCGTGCCGTCCAAGAACTCGTGGAAGACGAGGATGAGCCAGCTCTTCTCCTCCACGGCCCGGTCAATCCAACCCCTCACGGTGCTGACGGGGACCGTGCGAGCCACGTCATTGCCTCGCAGCTCGTAGACGATGGTGTCGCGGAAGTTGCGCCCGGGATTCACGGTGCGGCTGCTGCCGTAGTGCTGCCGGATGTTCGAGAGCACCTGGGCGTCGTAGCGCCCGTAGGGGATGACGAAGTCGGGCACCGCGGGCAGGTTCAGCTGGGTCTGCAGCCACGCCCGCGAGTCGCTCAGCTCGGCGACGAGCTGGGGGCCGGA
This window contains:
- a CDS encoding YajQ family cyclic di-GMP-binding protein; protein product: MPSFDVVSKIDLAELDNAVNQTKKELSTRYDFQGAQADVVVAPDHTAITVKANSEDRVQAAKEVLLAKLAKRNISLHALEYGDIEKTGLHNVKQIIKLQQGIPVEKSKELVKLLKESKMKVQGSIQADQLRVTGKSRDDLQAAMALFRKEQDRLKLDMQFTNFRD
- the obgE gene encoding GTPase ObgE; its protein translation is MKFVDEVRIFVKAGDGGNGAVSFRREKFIERGGPNGGDGGNGGSVIFVADPQLTTLLDYRYQQHHRAKNGEHGMGSDCNGHGADDMILKVPVGTLVKDHGTDELLVDLSEPGQRWEAAKGGRGGLGNMNFATSTRQTPRFAQDGTKGEERTLRLELKLLADVGLLGFPNAGKSTFISRVSRARPKIADYPFTTLVPNLGMVQYKDNLSFVMADIPGIIEGASEGVGLGHQFLRHVERCKVLIHLIDMGAEGEGRAPLHDFDVLNRELEKYSADLAGRPQVVAANKLDLPDAQARLGEFTEALRERGIRVFPVSCATGEGMQALMDSVAEVLFTGRTDKLHVEPPPGAKKRAAGKSVAKQTIAAVKASVAKGSKGSTKKVVGAKKTAGAKGSATKPTPVKKAAAKKATGKKSRGSKAPSVKQAARKGAAKKAASKKPVSVKKGAVAKKSARKAVTQKSAPVKKSATEAKKPAARKSGGRR
- a CDS encoding polysaccharide deacetylase family protein — protein: MMESSKQLRGIAALSLMLLSLSASAAQPFEQGMVTITLDDGWATQFTKARPQLNSRGIRATYALITQALAQGWGGYMSTSQVQTLVAEGNGIASHSLTHPDLTTLSGPQLVAELSDSRAWLQTQLNLPAVPDFVIPYGRYDAQVLSNIRQHYGSSRTVNPGRNFRDTIVYELRGNDVARTVPVSTVRGWIDRAVEEKSWLILVFHEFLDGTPTRDTQYRTQDFAAILNHIQLRGVRTVTLSQGLALTDGRTEPEPASELAIYTDALESGFADWSWAEHSLEETGTVHQGSASIRFTPDTWSGLLLHHPGVDLSSYQSIELWVHGGTTGGQLVRAVLHDGTDVLGTVSLEEALGGPLVAGEWRKVTLSLAAMGATSGTLRDLYFQDDSGTAQADLYLDDITLIPR
- a CDS encoding ribonuclease J; the protein is MLQVIPLGGLGEIGLNSLVIACNGEMLLIDAGLMFPSEGMPGVDIIIPDFTHLKQNAAQLKGVLLTHGHEDHLGALPYLLSELAVPIPVYGTRFTLAMARHRLDELGVEADLREIEPREPFPVGSMFKVEASRVTHTVPDAVGFIVRTPEGTLIHTGDFKLDPDPIDGLRTDLERWGEAGDEGVVCLLSDSTNSELTEETGSERVVEQTFERLFRDATGRIVVALFSSNLHRVRHLLALAERLGRKVALQGRSMLRNVEMARQLGYLDVPDSLFVHLDTVPILPAQRVLVLTTGAQGEPRAGLSQLASNDGPFKVGPGDLVVLSSRPIPGNERGVGALIDQLHWRGARVAYAQVEPGVHVSGHASRPQQKRVLELVRPRHFIPVHGEGRHLHRHLATAREAGLEPAQCLLAQDGDIVGFEEGRGRFTGSVTSGRIFKDRFGGGMVTSDTLQERVRLSETGLVAAVVVIQRDTLKLVGGPQLSGQGLSLDEQVALPRVAQEARTLFEELSVQLRGDDALVREELTRVVRRAFRLYTSKRPLVVPMVVRV
- the rimO gene encoding 30S ribosomal protein S12 methylthiotransferase RimO, with amino-acid sequence MTLGCPKNRVDSEVMLGTLKHRGYTLVQEPSEAQVIVVNTCAFIGPAKQESVDSILEMAELKKTGSCSTLVVTGCLSQRYGEELAKEMPEVDHFLGTSAYAQIGDLLAAEASPRQVIPDPDYIHDANTPRVNSMPKYTAYLKVSEGCDNACAFCIIPTLRGGQRSRTIEDIVIEARRLADSGVQELNLVAQDLTAYGHDLPGKPKLHDLLKALAQVDVRWIRLHYAYPRVFPDELIDVMASEPKIARYLDMPVQHVSDKLLLSMKRGRNSEFLKGLLTKLRERVPGLVMRTSLIVGLPGETEEDFEMLKEFVKTQRFERLGVFQYSDEEGTAAFNLPDKVPQKTIERRWREVMAIQKRINREQNKKLVGKRLEVLVEGPAPETEHLLVGRHQGQAPEIDGLVYINDGLAYPGELVTVEVTEAHDYDLVARVVERPDPKQRQHVARDAHPAPVPVVPMPRPSTRME
- the rpmA gene encoding 50S ribosomal protein L27, with protein sequence MAHKKGQGSSRNGRDSNPQYRGVKVYGGQEVSAGSILVRQVGTVIHAGANVKLGRDFTLYSVVDGVVKYERLGRDRKKVSVYPAAEQPSA
- a CDS encoding RNA methyltransferase, encoding MSGGGPRYERFEKVKVEPEQFLLDVRKEKIDRVVSQRTRNFTVVLDRLEDSFNMAAVLRTCESMGVQEVHVVINPEAPFLPNSRVAQGCDKWLDVKLYKSFAECREHLKSRGFQLYASAIREGATSLYTLRFDTKVAIILGNERFGVSDDVLNAVDGTFWIPMRGFSQSLNISAAASACISRAIAWRDEHLEGGSGDLPPEEAQALRERFYVLAIKQRKRLFKKQP
- a CDS encoding outer membrane lipoprotein carrier protein LolA, which codes for MFLETLLATLLSAQPVTPSPAPATSAPAAQAAPAATGKPSTPASSTPKADTKPAAPAEAAKPATKPAPPMAPEVKSLVDRMQAFYEKTGDFRAGFRQDYKYKTFRRTQTSEGAVTYKKPGLMRWEYLKPSVRTFVLAGNKIYAYDPAAQSLTVAGLDTSQLSASVTFLFGQGKLENEFAITKGTCKDCKGTLLVLDPLKQEPRFKQVRLEVDPASAQVLKSTVVDPDGSENTISFLDLKTNVGLSADSFKLDVPDDTRVDDFTKQKKQ